From the genome of Pelobates fuscus isolate aPelFus1 chromosome 6, aPelFus1.pri, whole genome shotgun sequence, one region includes:
- the RPL27 gene encoding large ribosomal subunit protein eL27, whose translation MGKFMKPGKVVLVLAGRYAGRKAVIVKNIDDGTSERQYSHALVAGIDRYPRKVTATMGKKRIAKRSKIKSFVKVYNYNHLMPTRYSVDIPLDKAVVNKDVFRDPALKRKARREAKVKFEERYKTGKNKWFFQKMRF comes from the exons ATGGGCAAGTTTATGAAACCCGGTAAGGTTGTCCTTGTCTTGGCTGGACGCTATGCAGGCCGTAAAGCTGTCATCGTCAAG AACATTGATGATGGCACTTCAGAACGTCAGTACAGCCACGCCTTGGTTGCTGGCATTGACCGCTATCCTCGCAAAGTAACCGCCACCATGGGAAAAAAGAGGATAGCAAAAAGGTCAAAGATAAAGTCTTTTGTGAAGGTATACAACTACAACCATCTCATGCCAACCAG GTACTCTGTTGATATTCCCCTTGACAAGGCTGTTGTGAACAAAGATGTTTTCAGAGATCCAGCTCTAAAACGTAAAGCAAGACGAGAGGCTAAAGTCAAATTTGAGGAGAG ATACAAGACCGGCAAAAACAAGTGGTTTTTCCAAAAGATGCGGTTCTAA